A portion of the Daphnia magna isolate NIES linkage group LG4, ASM2063170v1.1, whole genome shotgun sequence genome contains these proteins:
- the LOC116921359 gene encoding neural-cadherin isoform X3 produces MFALDKPSEKERFKVRDDNPWVTVEPNGNVRVKRKWDYEELGPEKTIDFWVTITNSEGGAGRYTDNQRVIVQVKDVNDEPPYFINRPLPMQAVVQLNAPQNTPVFTLQARDPDTDHNIHYFLVRDRTGGRFEVDERSGVVRTRGGEPFQLDMEYVLYVKAEDQNGRLDERRYQSTPEERLSIVGGKRPPQFYMPSYEAEIPENQKKDSDIISVRAKSFAEREIRYTLKATGQGAGTFNIGPTTGNVRLAKDLDFEDLRQPHVYQLQVTATEDSGGFSTSVELTIRVTDVNDNVPKFELPDYQAHNIDEDIPIGTSILKVKATDSDSGSNAEMEYSVSDDHFAIDSNGVISNGKQLDADNNNAYYEFTVTAKDKGESPKSGTATVRIYTKNKNDEEPKFSQGVYTPNVDENAGPNTLVTTVVASDKDGDNVRFGFVGGGTRSGQFVIEELTGVIRLHSGGISLDRDKYELNVTAIDDGACCGGTGLTHTSTAVVVVFITDVNDNKPVFSECSSYSPKIEEGAPNGSPVVRVQATDADKGVNGQVKYSIVQQPNQKGTKFTVDEETGEIFTNKVFDREGDDGKFVSVTVKATDQGDPSLEGVCSFTVEITDVNDNPPLFDRQKYVENVKQDTNIGTNILRVSASDEDADNNGAIVYNLTAYNSQDLEYFTILPESGWIVLIKPLDRETYKLEAVAQDRGFPPLSRTVEVQIDVVDRANNPPVWDQVVYGPIFVKENKNVGDKVVSVKASSGIEGNPTVFYRLIRGSTAQTNKYDTFYLQQRADNGHTWADIKVNHPLDYENIKEYNLTIRVENNGVQQLASEATVYIVLEDVNDDIPLFTEREQETVLEGEPIGTGVTRVNAIDKDGTFPNNQVYYGIVDSPRNEGKDYFEINEQTGEIFTKVVFDREKQAAYALEVEARDGAPSARPNSNGLPNTVTKFIRIGIADKNDNPPYFDKTHYEAEVDENEDIQHTVLTVTAKDLDESSKIRYEITRGNLGGAFAVKNMTGAIYVAGPLDYETRKRYELRLVASDNLNENYTTVVIHVKDVNDNPPVFDRPTYEAQITEEDDRNLPKRILQVTATDGDKDREQNIVYFLTGQGIDPDNPANSKFDINRTTGEIYVLKPLDRDQPNGRPQWRFTVFAQDEKGEGLVGYADVQVNLKDINDNAPLFPHGVYLGNVTENGTAGMVVMTMTAVDYDDPNEGSNAKLTYSIEKNVIDENTGMPIFEIESETGVIKTAVPGLDREKTPDYSIQVVAMDGGGLKGTGTASIRVKDINDMPPQFTKSEWYTEVDETDGIALPDAPILTVTVHDEDETNKFHYKVIESSGFGADKFTMVRNNDGTGSLKVVQPLDYEDKLQRNGFRFMIQVNDKGEDNDNDKYHVAYCWVNVKLRDINDNKPLFEKANIETSVYENAEVGKSLETFRATDPDQGGKSKVSFAIDRASDRRRQFAINQNGTVTIQRHLDREDTPRHQVKILAIDDGVPPKTATATLTVIVQDINDNAPRFLKDYRPVLPEHMPPRKVIEILATDDDDRSKGNGPPFYFRLDPNADDEIRASFKIEHDPKGANGDGMAIVSSLRSFDREQQKEFHVPIVIKDSGNPAMSGTSTLTVIIGDVNDNKMQAGAKDIFVYNYMGQAPDTEVGRVYVYDLDDWDLPDKKFYWDTKEHPNFSLHQDTGMLTMRHGTRDGKYHLRFRVYDRKHTQVDVPANVTITVREITHEAVTSSGSIRIAGISDEDFIRIWDYKTQDIVKSKIDKLRDKLAQLLAVDRENVDIFSVQLRQQRPPITDIRFSAHGSPFYKPIKLNGIVLQYREEIEAEVGINITMVGINECLVENKACEGSCTNIMEVSTLPYLINANKTALVGVRIDIQPECTCGARNFTRDESCRNNPCHNGGRCIEGRYGVTCQCPSGYDGPRCQQTTRTFRGTGWAWYPALEMCESSHLSIEFLAKKPDGTLLYNGPMVPPETEETLISDFIALELESGNPRLLIDFGSGTLELKIKLNKTTHRLDDGDWHRLDIFWDTENVRMVLDLCRYATIYEPEDGTASVFNTSACEVKGVIPPFNEYLDVSSPLQIGGVSHASLDPSQFRWDHLPHGKGFSGCIRNFVHNSKIYDLAEPGMWQGSTPGCAPLDELCSGNEISGPGVTSFGRPVSSGCGEHGSCVGSLSEPRCECRPGWTGPGCNQETIPATFNPQSYVKYALSFEPVSFITAIQLRFRTREEHGELFRVSDQHAREYGILEIKDGRLRFRFNLNSLRTEEKDLWLTSITVNDGQWHTVKVSRYGSAAMLELDGGEGRRYNETFIFEGHQYMQVDKQEGVYAGGKAEYTGVRSYEVYGDYQKGCLDDIRLESKPLPLPPALNGTQWGQATTSHGVRRNCPSNNPCSNVICPLPFECNDLWMDYECSCPAGQTKYGSSCRDVDECAWRPCRRYGSTCVNYQDERGYECICPLGYMGKHCDLEVITSATITTSTDFIIAIIACLATLLLMVLIYVVYSRRRESTVRYAGPDDDVRENIINYEDEGGGEDDMTAYDITPLQIPIGGHGLGLGYDTMKGGKIPYHSPAPMMMSGEPNVGVFIDDHKRRADTDLNAPPYDDLRNYAYEGGGSTAGSLSSLASEDDEQDFDHLNGWGTRFQKLADMYGDGDSEEEEDEEEEDIH; encoded by the exons CCGGTCGAT ACACGGACAATCAGCGCGTGATTGTGCAGGTGAAGGATGTCAATGATGAGCCGCCTTACTTCATTAACCGGCCGTTGCCCATGCAAGCCGTCGTCCAGCTTAATGCACCTCAAAACACGCCCGTCTTCACGCTGCAGGCTCGTGACCCCGACACGGACCACAACATCCACTATTTTCTCGTCCgcgatagaa cCGGCGGTCGGTTTGAGGTGGACGAACGTTCGGGCGTTGTGCGCACCCGAGGCGGTGAACCTTTCCAGCTCGACATGGAGTACGTCCTCTACGTCAAAGCCGAAGATCAAAATGGCCGATTAGACGAGCGACGCTATCAATCCACGCCGGAAGAGCGGCTTTCTATTGTCGGAGGCAAACGACCACCACAATTTTACATGCCCAGCTACGAAGCTGAAATCCCCGAGaatcagaaaaaagattcCGA CATCATTTCGGTGAGGGCTAAATCGTTTGCGGAGCGCGAAATCCGCTACACTTTGAAAGCGACTGGACAAGGCGCCGGAACGTTCAACATCGGGCCCACCACCGGCAACGTTCGATTGGCCAAAGATTTGGATTTTGAAGATTTACGTCAACCGCACGTCTATCAGCTGCAAGTGACGGCCACCGAAGATTCAGGTGGATTCTCCACATCGGTCGAG CTAACGATTCGCGTAACGGATGTCAACGATAACGTACCCAAGTTTGAATTGCCCGACTACCAGGCGCACAACATCGACGAAGACATTCCCATCGGCACGTCCATCCTCAAAGTGAAAGCGACCGATTCTGATTCCGGATCCAATGCAGAAATGGAATACTCGGTCTCTGACGATCATTTCGCCATCGATTCCAACGGCGTCATCAGCAACGGCAAACAGCTGGACGCTGATAACAATAACGCCTACTACGAATTCACCGTCACGGCCAAGGATAAAGGCGAGTCGCCTAAATCCGGCACGGCAACGGTGCGCATTTACACCAAGAACAAGAACGACGAAGAGCCGAAATTCTCGCAGGGCGTTTACACGCCCAACGTGGATGAAAACGCCGGACCCAACACGTTGGTGACGACTGTCGTCGCTTCCGACAAGGATGGAGACAACGTCCGTTTCGGATTCGTTGGCGGTGGCACCCGATCGGGCCAATTTGTCATCGAGGAACTGACGGGCGTCATCCGTCTGCACAGCGGGGGGATCAGTTTGGATCGCGACAAGTACGAATTGAACGTGACGGCCATTGACGATGGCGCCTGTTGTGGCGGGACCGGATTGACGCACACGTCGACGGCTGTCGTCGTTGTCTTCATCACGGACGTCAACGACAACAAGCCCGTCTTCTCGGAATGCAGTTCGTATAGCCCGAAAATCGAAGAAGGAGCTCCCAACGGCAGTCCAGTTGTCCGTGTCCAGGCTACCGATGCCGATAAGGGCGTCAACGGCCAAGTCAAGTATTCCATCGTCCAGCAACCCAACCAGAAAGGCACGAAATTCACCGTCGACGAAGAAACGGGCGAGATTTTTACAAACAAg GTGTTTGATCGTGAAGGAGACGATGGTAAATTCGTTTCGGTGACGGTCAAGGCCACCGATCAGGGCGACCCATCTTTGGAGGGCGTTTGCTCCTTCACCGTTGAGATAACTGACGTCAACGATAACCCGCCCCTGTTCGATCGACAG AAATACGTGGAAAATGTCAAACAAGACACGAACATCGGGACCAACATTTTACGCGTTTCAGCCTCGGACGAAGACGCCGACAATAACGGCGCCATCGTCTACAACCTGACGGCCTACAATTCACAGGATCTGGAATACTTTACTATCCTACCCGAATCCGGCTGGATCGTCCTCATCAAACCGCTTGAC cGCGAGACTTACAAATTGGAAGCAGTGGCTCAGGATCGCGGTTTCCCGCCTTTATCGCGCACGGTCGAAGTCCAGATTGACGTTGTCGACCGGGCCAACAATCCGCCCGTCTGGGACCAGGTCGTCTACGGCCCGATTTTCGTCAAAGAGAACAAGAATGTCGGCGATAAAGTCGTGTCGGTCAAAGCCAG TTCGGGAATTGAAGGCAATCCGACCGTCTTTTACCGACTGATTCGAGGGTCGACAGCTCAGACTAACAAGTACGACACGTTCTACTTGCAACAGCGAGCCGATAACGGCCACACTTGGGCTGATATCAAAGTCAATCATCCGCTGGATTACGAGAACATCAAAGAATACAATTTAACTATTCGTGTCGAG AACAACGGAGTCCAGCAGCTGGCCAGTGAGGCCACAGTGTACATCGTCCTGGAAGACGTCAACGACGATATCCCGCTGTTTACCGAACGTGAACAAGAGACGGTGCTGGAAGGCGAGCCGATTGGAACGGGCGTGACGAGAGTCAACGCCATCGACAAGGATGGAACGTTCCCCAACAATCAG GTTTATTACGGCATCGTCGATTCCCCTCGTAACGAAGGCAAAGATTACTTCGAAATCAACGAGCAGACGGGCGAGATCTTCACCAAAGTTGTGTTCGATCGTGAGAAACAGGCTGCCTACGCCCTCGAGGTGGAAGCCAGAGACGGAGCCCCTTCGGCTAGACCCAACAGCAACGGTTTACCCAACACAG TGACCAAATTCATCCGTATTGGCATTGCCGACAAGAACGATAATCCGCCCTATTTCGACAAGACTCACTACGAGGCTGAAGTGGACGAGAACGAGGACATCCAGCACACTGTGCTCACCGTCACTGCCAAAGATCTCGACGAAT CCTCGAAAATCCGTTACGAAATCACCCGTGGTAATTTGGGAGGAGCTTTCGCCGTCAAGAACATGACGGGCGCTATTTACGTTGCCGGACCGCTGGATTACGAGACCCGTAAAAGA TACGAGCTACGTTTAGTAGCGTCTGACAATCTCAACGAGAACTACACGACGGTAGTGATCCACGTCAAAGACGTCAACGATAATCCGCCCGTCTTCGACCGGCCCACCTACGAGGCTCAAATCACCGAAGAGGACGATCGCAACTTGCCTAAACGCATTTTACAG GTGACGGCTACCGACGGTGACAAGGATCGCGAACAGAATATTGTCTATTTCCTAACGGGTCAGGGTATCGATCCGGACAATCCAGCCAATAGCAAATTCGATATCAACCGGACAACTGGCGAAATTTACGTTCTTAAA ccGCTGGATCGTGATCAACCCAACGGGCGGCCTCAATGGCGTTTCACTGTATTCGCCCAGGACGAGAAAGGCGAAGGTCTTGTAGGTTATGCCGATGTCCAGGTCAATTTAAAGGATATCAACGACAATGCTCCGCTCTTCCCGCACGGCGTCTACCTGGGCAATGTAACGGAAAACGGTACGGCCGGCATGGTTGTCATGACGATGACGGCCGTCGATTATGACGACCCCAACGAAGGTTCCAACGCCAAATTGACTTACTCGATTGAGAAGAACGTCATTGACGAAAACACGGGCATGCCCATCTTCGAGATCGAGTCGGAAACTGGAGTCATTAAAACAGCAGTCCCTGGACTCGATCGTGAAAAGACACCCGACTACTCGATTCAAGTGGTCGCCATGGACGGTGGAGGTCTCAAAG GAACTGGAACGGCGTCTATTAGGGTCAAGGATATCAACGACATGCCGCCGCAATTCACCAAATCAGAATGGTACACCGAAGTGGACGAAACGGACGGCATCGCATTACCGGACGCTCCCATCTTGACCGTCACTGTTCACGATGAAGATGAAACCAACAAATTTCATTACAAG GTCATTGAGAGCAGTGGATTCGGAGCTGACAAGTTCACTATGGTGCGCAATAATGACGGAACTGGCTCGCTCAAAGTTGTCCAGCCGCTTGACTATGAAGATAAACTTCAAAGGAACGGATTCCGTTTCATGATCCAAGTCAACGACAAg GGCGAAGATAATGACAACGACAAGTATCACGTCGCTTACTGTTGGGTGAACGTCAAATTGCGTGACATCAACGATAATAAGCCGCTTTTCGAGAAAGCCAATATCGAGACTTCCGTCTATGAAAACGCTGAAGTTGGCAAAAGCTTAGAGACGTTCCGAGCCACTGATCCGGATCAAGGGGGTAAAAGCAAAGTGTCGTTCGCTATTGATCGCGCTTCCGATCGTCGACGTCAGTTTGCCATCAATCAAAATGGCACCGTCACCATCCAGCGACACTTGGACCGTGAAGACACTCCACGTCATCAGGTCAAGATTTTGGCCATCGATGACGGAGTCCCACCGAAAACGGCCACGGCCACGTTGACCGTCATTGTGCAAGACATCAACGATAACGCGCCACGATTCCTCAAG GATTACCGGCCAGTTCTTCCGGAACATATGCCACCAAGAAAAGTTATCGAGATCTTGGCCACTGATGATGACGATCGTTCGAAAGGAAACGGACCCCCGTTTTATTTCCGTTTGGATCCCAACGCCGACGATGAAATCCGAGCTTCGTTCAAGATCGAACACGATCCCA AGGGAGCCAATGGAGATGGAATGGCCATCGTTTCGTCGTTGCGTTCGTTTGACCGAGAACAGCAGAAAGAATTCCACGTGCCTATCGTTATCAAGGATTCAGGCAATCCGGCCATGTCTGGCACATCCACTTTGACAGTCATCATCGGTGATGTCAACGACAACAAAATGCAAGCGGGTGCCAAAGACATCTTCGTCTACAACTACATG GGTCAGGCACCGGATACAGAAGTGGGACGAGTGTACGTCTACGATCTGGACGATTGGGATTTGCCGGACAAGAAATTTTATTGGGACACGAAAGAGCATCCGAATTTCTCTCTCCATCAGGACACTGGCATGTTGACAATGCGCCATGGAACGCGTGACGGCAAATACCATCTTCGTTTCCGCGTCTACGATCGCAAACATACTCAAGTCGATGTGCCAGCCAATGTGACCATCACCGTTCGAGAGATTACCCACGAAGCTGTGACCAGTTCAGGTTCCATCCGCATAGCTGGCATTTCAGACGAAGATTTTATCCGCATTTGGGATTATAAG ACGCAAGACATCGTTAAGAGCAAAATCGATAAGCTGCGAGATAAATTGGCTCAGCTTTTGGCAGTTGATCGGGAAAATGTTGATATTTTTAGCGTCCAGTTACGTCAACAACGTCCTCCTATTACTGACATTCGTTTCTCTGCTCACGGCTCTCCTTTTTATAAACCAATCAAACTCAATGGCATTGTGCTCCAGTACAGAGAAGAG ATCGAAGCTGAAGTTGGTATCAATATCACAATGGTGGGCATCAACGAATGTCTAGTCGAAAACAAAGCTTGTGAAGGATCCTGTACCAATATTATGGAAGTCAGTACGTTGCCGTACCTGATCAATGCCAATAAAACGGCCCTAGTGGGCGTTCGGATCGATATCCAACCAGAATGCACGTGTGGTGCCCGTAATTTTACTCGGGACGAAAGCTGTCGCAATAATCCTTGCCACAATGGCGGCCGTTGCATCGAAGGCCGTTACGGCGTCAC ATGTCAATGTCCCAGTGGTTATGACGGGCCTCGCTGTCAACAAACGACACGCACTTTCCGTGGCACTGGATGGGCCTGGTATCCGGCGTTGGAAATGTGTGAAAGTTCTCACCTTAGCATCGAGTTCCTCGCCAAGAAACCGGATGGAACGTTGCTCTACAACGGACCAATGGTGCCACCGGAAACGGAAGAGACTCTCATTTCAG ATTTTATTGCATTGGAGTTGGAATCTGGTAATCCGAGGTTATTGATCGACTTTGGTTCTGGAACGCTGGAACTCAAGATCAAACTGAACAAGACGACACATCGGTTGGATGACGGTGACTGGCATCGTCTCGACATCTTTTGGGACACTGAGAACGTCCGCATGGTGTTGGATCTTTGTCGTTACGCAACGATCTATGAGCCGGAAGACGGAACCGCCTCGGTGTTTAATACATCCGCTTGCGAAGTCAAAGGTGTCATCCCACCATTCAACGAATACCTGGATGTCAGCTCGCCATTACAAATAGGCGGTGTATCTCATGCGTCCCTCGATCCATCCCAATTCCGCTGGGATCATCTGCCTCATGGCAAGGGCTTCAGCGGTTGCATCCGCAACTTTGTTCACAACAGCAAG ATCTATGACCTCGCGGAGCCTGGAATGTGGCAAGGAAGTACACCCGGATGCGCTCCGCTAGACGAATTATGCTCTGGCAATGAGATTTCAGGCCCGGGTGTTACGTCTTTTGGCCGACCAGTCTCTTCCGGCTGCGGCGAACATGGCAGTTGCGTCGGCTCGTTATCAGAGCCGCGTTGCGAATGTCGTCCAGGTTGGACTGGACCTGGATGCAACCAGGAAACCATTCCGGCTACGTTCAATCCACAGAGCTATGTAAAATATGCTCTATCCTTCGAGCCCGTTAGTTTCATCACAGCCATCCAGCTGCGCTTCAGGACGCGAGAAGAACATGGAGAACTCTTCCGCGTGTCCGATCAGCACGCTCGCGAATACGGCATTTTGGAA ATCAAGGACGGCCGGTTGCGATTCCGTTTCAATTTGAACAGCTTGAGAACGGAAGAAAAGGATTTGTGGTTGACGTCCATCACCGTCAACGATGGCCAATGGCACACGGTTAAAGTTAGTCGTTACGGTTCGGCCGCCATGTTGGAATTGGACGGTGGTGAAGGCCGTCGTTACAATGAAACGTTCATCTTCGAGGGTCACCAGTACATGCAAGTCGATAAGCAAGAGGGTGTCTACGCTGGTGGCAAGGCAGAATACACGGGCGTCCGCTCTTACGAAGTCTACGGCGACTATCAGAAAG GATGTTTGGATGATATCCGATTGGAATCGAAACCTCTTCCATTGCCTCCGGCATTGAATGGAACTCAATGGGGACAGGCAACTACTTCGCACGGTGTTCGCCGCAATTGCCCGTCCAACAACCCATGTTCCAACGTCATCTGCCCACTTCCATTCGAGTGCAATGACTTGTGGATGGACTATGAATGCAG ttgtCCAGCGGGTCAGACTAAATACGGAAGTAGTTGCCGCGACGTGGATGAATGCGCATGGCGGCCTTGTCGCCGTTACGGCTCGACTTGCGTTAATTATCAAGACGAGCGCGGCTACGAGTGCATCTGTCCGCTGGGCTATATGGGCAAGCATTGCGACCTGGAAGTCATCACTAGCGCCACCATCACCACCTCCACCGATTTCATCATTGCTATCATCGCTTGTCTCGCCACCCTCCTCC TTATGGTGCTGATTTACGTGGTGTACAGCCGTCGAAGGGAATCGACAGTTCGCTATGCCGGTCCTGATGACGACGTCCGCGAAAACATCATCAACTACGAAGACGAAGGCGGTGGTGAAGATGACATGACAGCCTACGATATCACGCCCCTTCAAATTCCAATTGGAGGCCACGGATTGGGACTCGGTTACGATACAATGAAAGGAGGCAAAATTCCAT ATCACTCTCCTGCCCCAATGATGATGAGTGGCGAGCCGAACGTTGGTGTCTTCATCGACGACCATAAAAGAAGAGCCGATACGGATTTAAATGCTCCGCCTTACGATGATTTGCGTAACTACGCCTACGAAGGTGGTGGCAGTACAGCTGGATCTTTATCATCCCTAGCGTCtg AAGACGACGAACAGGATTTTGACCACTTGAACGGCTGGGGCACGCGGTTCCAGAAGTTGGCTGACATGTACGGCGATGGCGACAGCGAAGAGGAAGaggatgaagaggaagaagacaTTCACTAG